A DNA window from Aestuariispira ectoiniformans contains the following coding sequences:
- the rpoC gene encoding DNA-directed RNA polymerase subunit beta' yields MNELMQLFGQPQGLQTFDRMRISIASPDQIRAWSYGEIKKPETINYRTFKPERDGLFCARIFGPIKDYECLCGKYKRMKYKGIVCEKCGVEVTLSKVRRERMGHIQLASPVAHIWFLKSLPSRIGLLIDITLKDLERVLYFENYMVTEPGLTPLKRFQLLTEEEFLDAQDEYGDENFTAMIGAEALQGVLSEMDIEEEIEVTRTDLAETGSEAKRKKLVKRLKLLEGFQASGTRPEWMIMEVIPVIPPELRPLVPLDGGRFATSDLNDLYRRVINRNNRLSRLIELRAPDIIVRNEKRMLQESVDALFDNGRRGRVITGANKRPLKSLSDMLKGKQGRFRQNLLGKRVDYSGRSVIVVGPELLLHQCGLPKKMALELFKPFIYAKLELYGMASTIKAAKRMVEKERPEVWDILEEVIREHPVLLNRAPTLHRLGIQAFEPVLIEGKAIQLHPLVCAAFNADFDGDQMAVHVPLSLEAQLEARVLMMSTNNILSPANGKPIIVPSQDIILGLYYITTERTDHVGEQVSIDSEEAMTAALERGDVVLREAGNLHKAVEGLEGKEAFKQLKAGKVTAHRVALFAAMSELEHALDSKAITLHTRIKALYETVNADGEMVIQKVVTTPGRMLMSQILPKHKNVPFSLINRILTKKEVTNMIDVVYRHCGQKETVIFCDKLMGLGFGWACRAGISFGKDDMIIPDTKEELINAAQDQVKEYEQQYMDGLITQGEKYNKVVDVWASCTDKIAEDMMKVMSSPGEKGLNSVYMMAHSGARGSAAQIKQLAGMRGLMAKPDGSIIETPIISNFKEGLTVLEYFNSTHGARKGLADTALKTANSGYLTRRLVDVAQDCIIVEHDCGTEEGLTMRAVIEGGDVIEGLAERILGRCVAEDVVHPLTGDVIVARGGLIDEPLADEIETAGVDAVKIRSVLTCETKGGACAVCYGRDLARGTMVNSGEAVGVIAAQSIGEPGTQLTMRTFHIGGAAQRGAEQNSVESSVDGSVKINNRNVVMDSDNRPVVMGRNCEVVLLDEIGRERARHRVPYGTRLKVDEGDGVVQGQTIAEWDPYTIPIITERAGVAHYVDLVEGASVRDVVDEATGIASKVVIDWKQQAKGADLKPRITLRDEAGEVITLPNGMEARYFMSVDAILSVGNGQTVQAGDVLARIPRESSKTRDITGGLPRVAELFEARKPKDFSVIADQDGYVEFGKDYKTKRRIVIRPADESVEASEYLVPKGKHIAVQEGDFIRKGEMLMDGNPVPHDILEVLGVEALADYLCKEIQDVYRLQGVKINDKHIEVIVRQMLQKVEILDPGETYLLTGETLDREEVDEVNEKAAAENRAPAKFKPILQGITKASLQTKSFISAASFQETTRVLTDAAVNGKMDSLEGLKENVIVGRLIPAGTGSVMKHLRQVAADKDRQIQADRAANRNDGAQVIDGENGEEQPAAE; encoded by the coding sequence ATGAATGAGTTGATGCAGCTTTTCGGTCAGCCCCAGGGCCTGCAGACTTTCGATCGGATGCGTATTTCGATCGCCTCCCCGGATCAGATCCGGGCCTGGTCCTACGGTGAGATCAAAAAACCGGAAACGATCAACTACCGGACCTTCAAACCGGAGCGCGACGGCCTGTTCTGCGCCCGTATCTTCGGTCCGATCAAGGATTACGAATGCTTGTGCGGCAAGTACAAGCGTATGAAATACAAAGGCATCGTCTGCGAAAAATGCGGCGTGGAAGTAACCCTTTCCAAGGTTCGCCGCGAACGCATGGGCCACATCCAGCTGGCCTCGCCGGTTGCTCATATCTGGTTCCTGAAATCCCTGCCGAGCCGTATTGGTCTTCTGATCGACATTACGCTCAAGGACCTGGAACGTGTTCTGTATTTCGAGAACTACATGGTGACCGAACCGGGTCTGACGCCGTTGAAGCGTTTCCAGCTTCTGACGGAAGAAGAATTCCTGGATGCTCAGGACGAATATGGTGACGAAAACTTCACCGCCATGATCGGCGCAGAAGCCCTGCAGGGCGTTCTGTCCGAAATGGACATTGAAGAAGAGATCGAAGTCACCCGCACCGACCTGGCGGAAACCGGTTCCGAAGCCAAGCGCAAGAAGCTGGTGAAGCGCCTGAAACTGCTGGAAGGCTTCCAGGCAAGCGGCACGCGTCCGGAATGGATGATCATGGAAGTGATCCCGGTCATTCCGCCGGAACTGCGTCCGCTGGTTCCGCTGGATGGTGGCCGTTTCGCGACTTCCGACCTGAACGATCTGTATCGTCGTGTGATCAACCGTAACAACCGTCTCAGCCGCCTGATCGAACTGCGTGCGCCGGACATCATTGTCCGTAACGAAAAACGTATGTTGCAGGAATCTGTTGACGCCCTGTTCGACAACGGCCGCCGCGGCCGTGTGATCACCGGCGCCAACAAGCGTCCGCTGAAATCCTTGAGCGACATGCTGAAAGGTAAACAGGGCCGCTTCCGTCAGAACCTGCTTGGTAAGCGTGTAGACTATTCCGGTCGTTCCGTGATCGTGGTTGGTCCGGAACTGCTGTTGCACCAATGCGGTCTGCCGAAAAAGATGGCGCTGGAACTGTTCAAGCCCTTCATCTATGCGAAGCTTGAACTCTACGGCATGGCGTCCACCATCAAGGCTGCAAAGCGCATGGTGGAAAAGGAGCGCCCGGAAGTCTGGGATATCCTGGAAGAGGTTATCCGTGAGCATCCGGTCCTGCTGAACCGTGCACCGACCCTGCACCGTCTTGGTATCCAGGCATTTGAACCGGTCCTGATCGAAGGTAAAGCCATTCAGCTTCACCCGCTGGTCTGTGCTGCGTTCAACGCTGACTTCGACGGTGACCAGATGGCGGTTCACGTGCCGCTGAGCCTGGAAGCACAGCTCGAAGCCCGCGTCCTGATGATGTCCACGAACAACATCCTGTCCCCGGCAAACGGTAAGCCGATTATCGTGCCGTCTCAGGATATCATTCTGGGCCTCTACTACATTACGACCGAGCGTACGGACCACGTGGGCGAACAGGTCAGCATCGACTCTGAAGAGGCGATGACGGCTGCTCTGGAACGTGGCGACGTTGTCCTGCGTGAGGCTGGTAACCTTCATAAGGCCGTTGAAGGCCTGGAGGGCAAGGAAGCCTTCAAACAGTTGAAGGCCGGTAAGGTCACGGCCCATCGCGTGGCGCTGTTTGCTGCCATGTCCGAACTGGAACATGCGCTGGACTCCAAGGCCATCACTCTGCACACCCGCATCAAGGCGCTCTATGAGACCGTGAATGCTGACGGCGAAATGGTTATCCAGAAAGTGGTCACCACGCCGGGTCGTATGCTGATGAGCCAGATCCTGCCGAAGCACAAAAACGTGCCGTTCAGCCTGATCAACCGCATTCTGACCAAGAAGGAAGTTACCAACATGATCGACGTGGTCTATCGCCACTGCGGTCAGAAAGAGACGGTGATCTTCTGTGACAAGCTGATGGGCCTCGGCTTCGGCTGGGCATGCCGCGCCGGTATCTCCTTCGGTAAGGATGACATGATCATTCCGGATACCAAGGAAGAGCTGATCAACGCTGCCCAGGATCAGGTCAAGGAATACGAACAGCAGTATATGGACGGTCTCATCACCCAGGGTGAGAAATACAACAAGGTAGTCGACGTTTGGGCATCCTGCACCGACAAGATTGCCGAAGACATGATGAAGGTCATGTCCTCGCCGGGTGAAAAAGGTCTGAACTCCGTTTACATGATGGCGCATTCCGGTGCCCGTGGTTCTGCCGCACAGATTAAGCAGCTTGCCGGTATGCGTGGTCTGATGGCCAAGCCGGATGGCTCAATCATTGAAACGCCGATTATCTCCAACTTTAAAGAGGGCCTGACCGTTCTCGAGTACTTCAACTCGACCCACGGTGCCCGTAAAGGTCTGGCGGATACGGCGTTGAAAACGGCTAACTCCGGTTACCTGACCCGTCGTCTGGTTGACGTGGCCCAGGACTGCATCATCGTTGAACATGATTGTGGCACGGAAGAAGGCCTCACCATGCGTGCGGTCATCGAAGGCGGCGACGTGATCGAAGGTCTGGCTGAACGTATCCTGGGTCGCTGTGTGGCCGAAGATGTCGTTCATCCGCTGACCGGTGACGTGATCGTCGCCCGGGGCGGGTTGATCGATGAGCCCCTCGCGGATGAGATCGAAACGGCAGGTGTGGATGCGGTCAAGATTCGCTCCGTCCTGACCTGTGAGACCAAGGGCGGTGCCTGTGCGGTCTGCTACGGTCGTGACCTGGCCCGTGGTACGATGGTCAACAGCGGCGAAGCTGTTGGTGTCATCGCGGCTCAGTCCATCGGTGAACCGGGTACACAGCTTACCATGCGTACCTTCCACATCGGTGGTGCGGCACAGCGTGGTGCGGAACAGAATTCCGTAGAGAGTTCCGTCGACGGTTCGGTCAAGATCAACAACCGCAACGTGGTTATGGACAGTGACAACCGTCCGGTGGTCATGGGCCGTAACTGTGAGGTTGTCCTGCTGGACGAGATCGGCCGTGAACGCGCCCGTCATCGCGTGCCTTATGGCACAAGGCTGAAAGTCGACGAAGGCGACGGTGTGGTTCAGGGGCAGACAATTGCCGAATGGGATCCCTACACCATTCCGATCATCACCGAGCGTGCCGGTGTTGCCCACTATGTGGACCTGGTCGAAGGCGCGTCCGTTCGTGACGTGGTTGACGAAGCCACGGGTATCGCCAGCAAGGTTGTGATCGACTGGAAACAGCAGGCGAAGGGTGCCGACCTGAAGCCGCGCATCACCCTGCGTGATGAGGCCGGTGAAGTCATCACCCTGCCGAACGGTATGGAAGCCCGCTATTTCATGTCCGTGGACGCAATCCTGTCGGTTGGCAATGGTCAGACGGTACAGGCCGGCGACGTTCTTGCCCGTATCCCGCGTGAAAGCTCCAAGACCCGTGACATTACGGGTGGTCTGCCGCGCGTGGCGGAACTGTTCGAAGCCCGTAAGCCGAAAGACTTCTCGGTTATCGCGGATCAGGACGGCTACGTCGAATTCGGCAAGGACTATAAGACCAAGCGCCGTATCGTCATCCGTCCGGCTGACGAAAGTGTCGAGGCGTCTGAATATCTGGTGCCGAAGGGTAAGCATATTGCCGTTCAGGAAGGCGACTTCATCCGCAAGGGTGAGATGCTGATGGATGGTAACCCGGTTCCGCACGACATCCTGGAAGTTCTGGGTGTCGAGGCGCTGGCCGATTACCTCTGCAAGGAAATCCAGGACGTCTATCGTCTGCAGGGTGTGAAGATCAACGATAAGCATATCGAAGTGATCGTCCGCCAGATGCTGCAGAAGGTGGAAATTCTGGATCCGGGCGAAACCTATCTGCTGACCGGCGAAACGCTGGATCGTGAAGAGGTGGATGAGGTTAACGAGAAGGCTGCGGCTGAAAACCGTGCTCCGGCTAAGTTCAAGCCGATCCTGCAGGGTATCACCAAGGCGAGCCTGCAGACCAAGTCCTTCATCTCCGCTGCTTCCTTCCAGGAGACGACACGCGTCCTGACCGATGCCGCTGTCAACGGCAAGATGGACTCGCTGGAAGGCCTGAAAGAGAACGTCATCGTGGGTCGCCTGATCCCGGCCGGTACCGGCTCGGTGATGAAACACCTGCGTCAGGTTGCTGCTGACAAGGACCGCCAGATTCAGGCGGACCGTGCGGCCAACCGGAACGACGGTGCCCAGGTCATCGATGGCGAGAACGGTGAAGAACAGCCTGCCGCAGAATAA
- the rpoB gene encoding DNA-directed RNA polymerase subunit beta, translating to MAKSYTGRKKIRKSFGRLSEVAPMPNLIEVQKTSYDAFLQTGIDAKDRFDAGLQEVFKGVFPIRDFSERSQLEFVKYELEQPKYDVEECQQRGITYAAPLKVTLRLVVWDVDEDTGSRSIRDIKEQDVYMGDLPLMTEHGTFIVNGTERVIVSQMHRSPGVFFDHDKGKSHSSGKYLFAARVIPYRGSWLDFEFDAKDLVYVRIDRRRKLPATTLLLALDSDATAAQRAELAESGQTLDPAKALGLTPENILNYFYDTKVYRRGKKGWTTEFSAEAYKGQKLERDLVDARSGEVVAEAGAKMTPRTIKKLVEAGLTEVLADEGEVLSRFVAHDLINEDTGAIYVEAGDEITGEVLEVLENAGITELPTLNIDEVTVGSYLRNTLAADKNANREDALIDIYRVMRPGEPPTLETAESLFNGLFFDSERYDLSTVGRVKMNSRLGFSLDDVPDTQRTLRREDILEILRVLIDLKDGRGEIDDIDHLGNRRVRSVGELMENQYRVGLLRMERAIRERMSSVDIDSVMPHDLINAKPAAAAIREFFGSSQLSQFMDQTNPLSEVTHKRRLSALGPGGLTRERAGFEVRDVHPTHYGRICPIETPEGPNIGLINSLATYAVVNKYGFIEAPYRKVIDGKVTDEVIYMSAMDEGRYTIAQANAPRAKDGTFEEDLVACRARGDYLVARPEDIDLIDVSPKQLVSVAAALIPFLENDDANRALMGSNMQRQAVPLLQADAPLVGTGMEARVAKDSGVAIVAKRGGVIDQVDATRVVIRMTDATDAGESGVDIYNLMKFQRSNQNTCITQRPLVKVGDKIEAGDIIADGPSTDLGELALGRNVLVAFMPWNGYNYEDSILISERIVKDDVFTSIHIEEFEIMARDTKLGQEEITRDIPNVGEEALKNLDEAGIVYIGAEVKAGDILVGKVTPKGESPMTPEEKLLRAIFGEKASDVRDTSLRVPPGDRGTVVEVRVFSRRGIDKDERALAIERAEIERLAKDRDDEKAILERSFRNRFLDMVNGQVVTGGPKGMATGGKVTEDLLDEFTTAQWRQITVEDEAVNDALEVLKKQYDDSVALVQARFEDKVDKVQAGDELPPGVMKMVKVFVAVKRKLQPGDKMAGRHGNKGVISKIMPQEDMPYLGDGQPVDIVLNPLGVPSRMNVGQILETHLGWACAEFGKQVSEALEAYRAGGAIADLRNNLTELYNHEESAEEIKDLGDKEVVELAGNLQKGIPIATPVFDGARSEDINEALERAGLSTSGQAVLTDGRTGEQFDRPVTVGYIYMLKLHHLVDDKLHARSIGPYSLVTQQPLGGKAQFGGQRFGEMEVWALEAYGAAYTLQEMLTVKSDDVSGRTKVYEAIVRGDDNFEAGIPESFNVLVKELRSLGLNVDLQQQDL from the coding sequence ATGGCCAAGTCGTACACGGGACGGAAGAAGATTCGTAAAAGCTTCGGACGGCTCTCTGAAGTAGCCCCGATGCCGAACCTTATCGAGGTTCAAAAAACTTCTTACGACGCGTTCCTTCAGACCGGAATCGATGCGAAAGATCGCTTTGACGCAGGTCTTCAGGAAGTGTTCAAAGGGGTTTTCCCGATCCGGGACTTTTCGGAACGCAGCCAGCTTGAGTTCGTAAAATACGAGCTGGAACAACCCAAGTACGATGTAGAAGAATGTCAGCAACGCGGCATCACCTATGCGGCACCGCTGAAAGTGACCCTGCGCCTTGTGGTCTGGGATGTGGACGAGGACACCGGTTCCCGCTCCATCCGCGACATCAAGGAACAGGACGTCTACATGGGCGACCTGCCGCTGATGACCGAGCACGGCACCTTCATCGTGAACGGTACCGAGCGTGTCATCGTTTCCCAGATGCACCGTTCCCCGGGTGTGTTCTTCGACCATGACAAGGGCAAGAGCCACTCCTCCGGCAAATATCTGTTTGCCGCACGCGTGATTCCGTATCGCGGTTCCTGGCTCGACTTCGAATTCGACGCCAAGGACCTGGTCTATGTTCGTATCGACCGGCGCCGTAAGCTGCCGGCGACCACGTTGCTGCTGGCGCTCGATAGCGATGCGACGGCTGCACAGCGTGCCGAACTGGCTGAAAGCGGTCAGACTCTGGACCCGGCCAAGGCTTTGGGCCTGACCCCGGAAAATATCCTGAACTATTTCTACGACACCAAGGTCTATAGGCGAGGCAAGAAGGGTTGGACGACTGAGTTCTCTGCCGAAGCTTATAAAGGCCAGAAACTCGAACGCGATCTGGTTGACGCCCGGTCCGGCGAAGTGGTTGCCGAAGCCGGCGCCAAGATGACCCCGCGCACCATCAAAAAGCTCGTGGAAGCCGGTCTGACCGAAGTTTTGGCAGACGAGGGCGAGGTTCTCAGCCGTTTTGTTGCACATGACCTGATCAACGAAGATACCGGTGCGATTTACGTCGAAGCCGGTGACGAGATCACGGGCGAAGTTCTGGAAGTGCTGGAAAATGCCGGCATCACTGAACTGCCGACCCTGAACATCGACGAAGTCACCGTTGGGTCCTATCTGCGTAATACGCTGGCCGCCGACAAGAACGCCAACCGTGAAGATGCGCTGATCGACATTTATCGCGTTATGCGTCCGGGTGAACCGCCGACACTGGAGACGGCAGAATCCCTCTTCAACGGTCTGTTCTTCGATTCCGAACGCTATGACCTGTCCACGGTCGGTCGTGTGAAGATGAACTCCCGTCTGGGCTTCAGCCTGGACGACGTGCCGGATACCCAGCGTACCCTGCGCCGTGAGGACATCCTCGAAATCCTGCGTGTCCTGATTGACCTGAAGGACGGCCGCGGTGAAATCGACGACATCGACCATCTGGGCAACCGTCGTGTCCGTTCCGTCGGCGAACTGATGGAAAACCAGTATCGTGTCGGCCTGCTGCGTATGGAACGTGCCATCCGTGAACGGATGAGTTCCGTCGATATCGACAGCGTGATGCCGCATGACCTGATCAACGCCAAACCGGCTGCTGCCGCAATCCGTGAATTCTTCGGTTCTTCGCAGCTCAGCCAGTTCATGGACCAGACCAACCCGCTTTCCGAAGTGACCCACAAGCGCCGCCTGTCGGCCTTGGGCCCAGGCGGTCTGACCCGTGAGCGTGCAGGCTTTGAGGTTCGTGACGTTCACCCGACCCACTATGGCCGTATCTGCCCGATTGAGACCCCTGAAGGTCCGAACATCGGTCTGATCAACTCTTTGGCCACTTATGCCGTCGTGAACAAATACGGCTTCATCGAAGCACCGTATCGTAAGGTGATCGATGGCAAGGTGACCGACGAGGTCATCTATATGTCGGCTATGGATGAAGGACGTTACACCATTGCACAGGCCAACGCGCCGCGTGCCAAGGACGGTACCTTCGAGGAAGACCTGGTGGCCTGCCGCGCACGCGGTGACTATCTGGTTGCCCGTCCGGAAGACATCGACCTGATCGACGTCTCCCCGAAACAGCTGGTATCGGTTGCTGCGGCTCTTATTCCGTTCCTGGAAAACGATGACGCCAACCGTGCTCTCATGGGCTCGAACATGCAGCGTCAGGCCGTACCGCTCCTGCAGGCCGATGCGCCGCTGGTCGGTACCGGCATGGAAGCTCGTGTGGCCAAGGACTCTGGTGTTGCGATCGTTGCGAAACGCGGCGGTGTGATCGACCAGGTGGATGCGACCCGTGTCGTGATCCGCATGACCGATGCGACCGACGCAGGCGAGTCAGGCGTAGACATCTACAACCTGATGAAGTTCCAGCGTTCCAACCAGAACACCTGCATCACGCAGCGTCCGCTGGTTAAGGTTGGTGACAAGATCGAAGCAGGCGATATCATCGCCGACGGTCCGTCCACCGATTTGGGCGAACTGGCCCTGGGCCGCAACGTGCTTGTCGCGTTCATGCCTTGGAACGGTTACAACTACGAGGATAGTATCCTGATCTCCGAGCGCATCGTCAAAGACGACGTGTTCACCTCGATCCACATCGAGGAATTCGAGATCATGGCCCGTGACACCAAGCTGGGTCAGGAAGAAATCACGCGCGATATCCCGAACGTCGGTGAAGAAGCGCTGAAGAACCTGGACGAGGCCGGTATCGTTTACATCGGTGCCGAGGTGAAGGCTGGCGACATTCTCGTCGGTAAGGTGACGCCGAAGGGTGAAAGCCCGATGACGCCGGAAGAAAAACTTCTGCGCGCCATCTTCGGTGAAAAGGCATCCGACGTTCGCGATACCTCCCTGCGTGTGCCGCCGGGGGACCGTGGTACGGTCGTCGAAGTCCGTGTCTTCTCCCGTCGTGGTATCGACAAGGACGAACGTGCGCTCGCCATTGAGCGCGCGGAAATCGAACGCCTTGCCAAGGACCGTGACGACGAGAAAGCGATCCTGGAACGTTCCTTCCGCAATCGCTTCCTGGACATGGTCAATGGTCAGGTTGTCACCGGTGGGCCGAAAGGCATGGCGACCGGTGGTAAAGTGACCGAGGACCTGCTGGACGAGTTCACCACGGCACAGTGGCGTCAGATCACGGTTGAAGACGAGGCCGTGAACGATGCTCTGGAAGTACTGAAGAAACAGTATGACGACTCTGTTGCACTGGTTCAGGCGCGTTTTGAAGATAAGGTTGATAAGGTCCAGGCCGGTGACGAACTGCCGCCGGGCGTGATGAAAATGGTCAAGGTCTTCGTTGCTGTTAAGCGTAAGCTGCAGCCGGGTGACAAGATGGCCGGCCGTCACGGTAACAAGGGTGTGATTTCCAAAATCATGCCGCAAGAGGATATGCCTTATCTGGGAGATGGTCAGCCGGTTGACATCGTGCTCAACCCGCTGGGCGTGCCGTCCCGTATGAACGTCGGTCAGATTCTGGAGACCCATTTGGGCTGGGCATGTGCCGAGTTTGGTAAGCAGGTGAGTGAAGCGCTGGAAGCATATCGTGCCGGTGGCGCGATTGCAGACCTGCGTAACAATCTGACCGAGCTCTACAACCACGAGGAAAGTGCCGAGGAGATCAAGGATCTCGGCGACAAGGAGGTTGTGGAACTTGCGGGTAACCTGCAGAAGGGTATTCCGATTGCAACGCCGGTCTTTGACGGGGCGCGGTCCGAGGATATCAACGAGGCGCTTGAACGTGCTGGTCTCAGCACCTCCGGCCAGGCCGTCCTGACGGATGGTCGTACCGGCGAACAGTTCGACCGTCCGGTAACCGTTGGCTACATCTACATGCTGAAACTGCATCACCTGGTTGATGACAAACTGCATGCCCGTTCGATTGGCCCGTACAGTCTGGTCACGCAGCAGCCGCTGGGTGGTAAGGCACAGTTCGGTGGCCAGCGTTTCGGGGAGATGGAAGTCTGGGCACTGGAAGCCTACGGCGCGGCTTACACGCTGCAGGAAATGTTGACCGTGAAATCGGACGACGTCTCCGGCCGCACGAAGGTCTACGAAGCAATCGTCCGTGGCGATGACAACTTCGAGGCTGGTATTCCGGAATCCTTCAACGTGTTGGTGAAGGAACTGCGGTCCCTTGGCTTGAACGTCGACCTGCAGCAGCAGGACCTCTAA